Proteins encoded in a region of the Dendropsophus ebraccatus isolate aDenEbr1 chromosome 11, aDenEbr1.pat, whole genome shotgun sequence genome:
- the LOC138767432 gene encoding paraneoplastic antigen Ma2-like produces MAEKAQSSTAATDFITAKDVLTWCIETNTTIEHSFAIDGELNDASDEDILRIASRLQEVIQPRVVDRRSTSRSVISTALITTERLLEREYFPAIIAVPQEYGGRWRIVWPLEPTAEGIPPVLSPQRRGSGRCLPPTPPRVTAEETPTTNVLVAAMERLVGQFAKMNPEGNYRRLRTFSGLVPTPAGEEGYETWRDVALQYLEEWQCSDAVKRQRIVESLKGPAMEIVQAAWRGKPQVTSQDYMTALEDAFGSPEDATDLLYKLRVTYQEAGEKMSDYLYRLDKLIYRIVSKGGLDSKEVDNCRLDQMLRGALTNDPIAQRLRCTDRDKIPLSFHQLLKQVRQEEATLMAREQTVKKVAAIAPKPQLSQREEELLKIVEKQGEQIAQLLNVHTKDVERLKQATHKVERQLSPQQRASSSSTRRGDKNPEGCFVCGSFDHMARHCSMKWSSKRSPSPLTKKNYQSKNGEGGQ; encoded by the coding sequence ATGGCTGAGAAAGCCCAGTCAAGTACAGCTGCCACAGACTTTATTACTGCAAAAGATGTGTTAACATGGTGTATAGAAACTAATACAACAATAGAACATAGCTTTGCCATCGATGGAGAGCTTAATGACGCTTCAGATGAAGATATATTACGAATAGCAAGCAGACTGCAGGAAGTTATCCAACCCAGAGTTGTTGATCGTCGTAGTACCAGTAGAAGTGTAATCTCTACAGCTCTTATCACAACTGAGAGGTTATTAGAGAGAGAGTACTTCCCTGCCATTATTGCTGTTCCACAAGAATATGGTGGACGATGGAGGATTGTCTGGCCACTGGAGCCCACCGCAGAAGGCATACCTCCAGTGCTGAGCCCACAGCGGAGAGGGTCTGGTAGATGCTTGCCCCCCACTCCTCCCCGAGTCACGGCTGAAGAAACTCCCACTACTAATGTGCTGGTTGCCGCCATGGAGAGACTAGTGGGTCAGTTTGCAAAAATGAACCCAGAAGGAAATTACAGGCGGTTGAGGACATTCTCCGGCTTAGTACCCACCCCAGCTGGGGAAGAGGGATATGAAACTTGGAGGGATGTTGCTTTGCAGTACTTGGAGGAATGGCAGTGCTCTGATGCAGTAAAGAGGCAAAGGATAGTAGAAAGCCTGAAAGGACCGGCAATGGAAATAGTGCAAGCTGCTTGGCGAGGTAAACCCCAAGTGACATCTCAGGACTACATGACTGCTCTTGAAGATGCTTTTGGGTCACCTGAGGATGCCACTGACCTCCTCTACAAGCTTCGGGTCACCTATCAAGAGGCAGGGGAAAAGATGTCTGATTACCTCTATAGGTTGGACAAGCTGATCTACAGAATAGTGTCCAAAGGCGGACTTGATTCTAAGGAAGTGGACAACTGCCGTCTTGATCAAATGCTCCGGGGTGCTTTGACTAATGATCCGATTGCTCAGAGGCTGAGATGCACTGACCGGGACAAGATTCCACTCTCTTTCCATCAGCTGCTTAAGCAAGTTCGGCAAGAAGAAGCTACTTTAATGGCCAGAGAGCAAACAGTGAAAAAAGTAGCAGCCATTGCTCCCAAGCCTCAATTAAGTCAACGTGAAGAAGAGCTGTTAAAAATTGTTGAGAAACAAGGGGAGCAGATTGCTCAGCTCTTAAATGTTCATACAAAAGACGTTGAACGGTTGAAGCAGGCTACCCACAAGGTAGAGAGACAACTAAGTCCCCAACAGAGGGCTAGCAGTAGCTCTACCAGACGTGGAGATAAGAATCCAGAGGGATGCTTTGTGTGCGGAAGTTTTGATCACATGGCTCGTCACTGCTCTATGAAGTGGTCTTCCAAGAGGTCACCCTCCCCCCTCACAAAGAAAAATTATCAGTCAAaaaacggggaagggggtcagTAG